Proteins co-encoded in one Columba livia isolate bColLiv1 breed racing homer chromosome 14, bColLiv1.pat.W.v2, whole genome shotgun sequence genomic window:
- the ZCCHC10 gene encoding zinc finger CCHC domain-containing protein 10 isoform X1: MQRGPASLPGLAAKMATPMHRLIARRQAEANKQHVRCQKCLEFGHWTYECTGKRKYLHRPSRTAQLAKILKEKEKQLLLQQSTGESAAERKTKKKRSRSVTSSSSSSSASSAGDSSSDSDDSSTSSSDDDSDSDESSSTSSSSPSSSSTSSSSEFESDSSSSSSSSSSTESSSDDEPPRKKKKK, translated from the exons ATGCAGCGCGGCCCCGCCTCACTTCCCGGCCTGGCCGCTAAGATGGCGACTCCCATGCACCGGCTGATCGCGCGGAGACAGGC GGAGGCAAACAAGCAGCATGTGAGATGTCAAAAGTGTTTAGAGTTTGGACATTGGACATATGAATgtacagggaagagaaaataccTGCACAGACCTTCGAGGACAGCTCAATTAGCGAAAATtcttaaagagaaagaaaagcaactacTACTCCAACAAAG CACCGGAGAAAGTGCTGCAGAAAGGAAGACCAAGAAGAAGAG ATCCAGAAGCGtgaccagctccagcagcagcagcagtgccagtTCCGCTGGCGATTCCTCCTCTGACAGCGACGACTCTTCTACCTCCTCCTCTGACGATGACAGCGACAGTGACGAGAGCTCCTCTACCTCCTCGTCTTCTCCATCCTCGAGCAGCACGTCCTCCTCTTCAGAGTTCGAGTCGGATTCTagttcctccagcagcagcagcagcagcacagagagtAGTTCTGATGATGAGCCAcccaggaaaaagaagaagaaatag
- the ZCCHC10 gene encoding zinc finger CCHC domain-containing protein 10 isoform X2 produces the protein MQRGPASLPGLAAKMATPMHRLIARRQAEANKQHVRCQKCLEFGHWTYECTGKRKYLHRPSRTAQLAKILKEKEKQLLLQQRSRSVTSSSSSSSASSAGDSSSDSDDSSTSSSDDDSDSDESSSTSSSSPSSSSTSSSSEFESDSSSSSSSSSSTESSSDDEPPRKKKKK, from the exons ATGCAGCGCGGCCCCGCCTCACTTCCCGGCCTGGCCGCTAAGATGGCGACTCCCATGCACCGGCTGATCGCGCGGAGACAGGC GGAGGCAAACAAGCAGCATGTGAGATGTCAAAAGTGTTTAGAGTTTGGACATTGGACATATGAATgtacagggaagagaaaataccTGCACAGACCTTCGAGGACAGCTCAATTAGCGAAAATtcttaaagagaaagaaaagcaactacTACTCCAACAAAG ATCCAGAAGCGtgaccagctccagcagcagcagcagtgccagtTCCGCTGGCGATTCCTCCTCTGACAGCGACGACTCTTCTACCTCCTCCTCTGACGATGACAGCGACAGTGACGAGAGCTCCTCTACCTCCTCGTCTTCTCCATCCTCGAGCAGCACGTCCTCCTCTTCAGAGTTCGAGTCGGATTCTagttcctccagcagcagcagcagcagcacagagagtAGTTCTGATGATGAGCCAcccaggaaaaagaagaagaaatag